From the Alphaproteobacteria bacterium genome, the window CTGGATGCGATCAGGTCAACGTTCGACATCGACCGCGATTGCTATCTGACAATGGGTCCAGTTACATCGCAACTGAACTGGCCGAATGGCTCGATGACAACGGCATGGATCATGTTCGTGGGGCTCCATACCATCCCCAGACCCAAGGCAAGATCGAGCGGTGGCATCAGACCTTGAAGAACCGCATCCTTCTGGGAAACTACTTCTTGCCCGGTGATCTAAAGGGCCAGATTGGCAGGTTCATCAGCCACTACAATCATCACAGATACCATGAGAGCTTACAAAATCTCACCCCGGCTGACGTCTACTTCGGACGCGGGGATCAAATCCTCCAACAAAGAGAAAGGATCAAGGAAAAAACAATCAACCAACGACGCTTGCAGCACCGAAAGCAAGCCGCTTAAAATGAACAAACAGATGAGCCAATTCCTAGCTTAGGTTAAGCTGCAATCTGTCCAGAAATCCCTGACGACGGACAATCTCAATGCGCGATTTGTTCTGCAAATAGGAGACAAGTATGCTCGACACCACGGTGACGATGAATTTAGTCGAGAGCGACCGCCGCCGTCATCGGCAGGCTGGGGTCGGCGGACCATTCGGCGAGAGAGCCATCGTAGAGCTTGACCGCGCTATTGCCCAGCTGGGCGCCGAGGGCGAGCCAGCCGACGGCGCTTTCGAGGCCTGAGTTGCAGAACAGGATTTGCGGACTCTCTGGATTAAGGCCGGCAAGGGTCCAAAGCATGCGCAATTGCGTCGGCGCGCGAAAGCGTAGGCCCTCATTCACGGTTAGCCAAGTCATGGGCAAGTTGGCGGCGCCGGGGATGGTGCCGGAACGCACTACGACGTGGGTCGAATTGATGCCGAGGTAATGGTCGTTATTTCGCATATCAACTAGAGTTTTTCCGCTTGCCATGGCCGCGTGTACCTCAGCTTTGCTTGCTACCATGTCAGATCGCGGCCGGGCGCTGAAGACGATTGGCACGGGCTCGGCTTCGCCTACTTCGACGTCGTTGTCCCACTCAGCGGTCCAGGCGTCCATACCCCCGTCTAGGATCGAGACCGCCCCGTGGCCGAGATAACGAAAGATGAAGTAGACCCGCGCTAGCTCGGCGGCTGAGAACATATCGACGGCAGCTGTTACCAGCACTACGTGGTTGTCGTTGCCGATGCCCAGGCCGCCGATCAGCGCCTCTAAGTGCGCCACGGGGGGCACCATGTTCTCGACACCATCGCGGCTCGCGCGCCAGCCGCCGCCATAGTAGTCACTGTGCACGCTACACGGCACATGCTGGGCGGCAAAATTGCGCACAGAGCGGCGCAGATCAAGCACAACGATGCTGCTGCTGCAAAGATGCTGTTGCAGCCAGGTCACATCGACAATCGGCGGGGCCGGCGCGGCAAGCCCGGCGGCAGGGAAAGCAAGAATCAGGCCGGCAAGCCAAAGCCGCACGGCGCAAAAGTACGCTCTGTTCACTGGCCCGCGGCGCTGGCCATGGCGGCCTCGATAGCGGCAAGGGCGGCTGGGGCGGCCGAGGCGTCCGGCCCGCCCGCCTGGGCGAGATCAGCTCGGCCGCCGCCGCCCCTGCCGCCAAGCGCCTCTGACGCTGCGCGCACCAGCGAGACCGCATCCAGGCGATCGGTGAGATCGTCCGTCACGCCGACCACGACTGCGGCCTTGCCGTCCGCCACGGCGACCACCGCGACCACACCGCTGCTGAGCTCCTTTTTCATGGAGTCGGCCATGCCGCGCAGGTCCTTGGCGGGCACGCCTTCAAGCTGACGGGCGACGAGCGAGATGCCGGCCACGTCCTTGATACCGGCGGCGCCGCTCCCGCCACCGCTAGTGGCCAGGGCGCGGCGGGCGTTGGCCAGCTCGCGCTCCAGGCGCTTACGTTCGTCGAGCAGCCCGGCGATACGCTCTGCAAGTTCCGCGGGTGCGATCTTGAGCGCGCCTGTGGCATCGCGCAGGGCTTGCTCCTGCCGATTGACGTAGGCTAGGGCGCCTTCGCCGGTCAGCGCCTCGATGCGGCGGATGCCAGCCGCGACTGCGCCTTCGCTGATGATTTTGAACAGCCCTATGTCGCCCGTGCGCCCGACATGGGTGCCGCCGCACAGCTCGACCGAGAACGGCTTGCTGTCACTGCCCATGGTCACGACGCGCACGCGCTCACCGTATTTCTCACCGAACAAAGCCAGCGCACCGGCCTCGACCGCCTGCTCAGGGCTAGTGACGAGCATCGTGACGGTGGTGTTTGCCAGCACCTGACGGTTGACCTCGACCTCGACTGCTGCCTGCTCCTCGGCGCTCATCCCTTTGGGATGGCTGATATCGAAGCGTAGCCGCTCGGGTGCTACGAGAGAGCCCTTTTGCGTCACATGGTCGCCGAGGTGGTTACGCAGTGCTGCGTGCAACAGATGGGTTGCCGAATGATTCCGCTGTAGGGCAGCCCGGCGGTTTTCGTCGATGGTCAGTGTCACCTCATCGCCTTTGCGCAGGCTGCCCGTGATGACCACGCCCTGGTGGATCACCATGTCGTCAAGCTTACGCTGGGTGTCGTCGAGGCGCACTTCGAGGCCGCCGGTCCCTCGGAGGGTACCGCGATCACCAACCTGGCCACCAGACTCACCATAGAAAGGTGTCTGGTTTGCGAGTAGGCTAACGGTTTGGCCCTCTAAAGCTCTATCGGTTGCTTGGCCGTCGACGACGATCGCGGTGACGGCGGCGTCAGCACGGTGCGCTTCGTAACCGAGGAACTCGCTGGTGCCGACCTCATCGCGAAGCGTGAACCAGACCTCTTCGGTAGCTGCCTCGCCGGAACCCTTCCAGGTGGCGCGGGCAGTCTCGCGCTGGCGCGCCATGGCGGCATCGAAACCGGATTGCGCGACGCTGCGGCCCTCGGCACGCAGCGCATCCTCGGTCAAGTCGAGGGGAAAGCCGTAGGTATCGTAAAGCTTGAAGGCGATCTCGCCGGGAAGCGGCTCGTCTTCCCTAAGCTTATCTGTTTCCTTGGCTAGCAGGCCTAAGCCCCGCTCCAGGGTTTCGCGGAAACGTGTCTCCTCGAGCTTGAGGGTCTCCCCGATTAAGGATTCGGCGCGACAAAGCTCGGGAAAGGCCTGTCCCATTTCGCCGACCAGAGTCGGTACCAGTTGCCACATAAGTGGCTCGCGGATGCCCATGAGGTGGGCATGGCGCATGGCCCGACGCATAATCCGCCTGAGCACGTAGCCGCGACCCTCGTTCGACGGCATGACGCCATCGGCCAGTAAAAAACAGGAGGCGCGCAGGTGATCGGCGATCACGCGGTGGGAGGCGCCGTGCTCTCCCGCCGGGTCGCTGTGGGCACAATCGGCGATGGCGTTAATCAAGGTTGCGAACAGGTCGGTGTCGTAATTGTCATGCTTGTTCTGCATGACAGCAGCGATGCGCTCGAGCCCCATGCCGGTGTCGATGGAGGGGCGTGGCAGATCGATGCGCTCGTTTATCGTGCGCTGTTCGTATTGCATGAAGACGAGGTTCCAGATCTCCACGTAACGGTCGCCGTCCTGGTCCGCCGAGCCGGGTGGGCCGCCGGCTATGCCAGGGCCGTGGTCGTAAAAAATTTCAGAGCAGGGGCCGCAGGGGCCGGTATCGCCCATAGCCCAAAAGTTATCGGAGGTGGGGATGCGGATGATACGCCCTTCCGGCAGGCCCGAGACCTTGCGCCAAATGTCGTAGGCCTCATCGTCAGTGTGGTAGACTGTGGCCCAGAGGCGATCCTTGTCGAGGCCATAGTCGCGCGTCACCAAGTTCCAGGCCAGCTCGATGGCGAGATCTTTGAAATAGTCGCCGAACGAAAAATTTCCCATCATCTCGAAGAAGGTGTGGTGGCGGGCAGTGAAGCCGACATTGTTGAGGTCATTATGCTTGCCGCCGGCACGCACGCATTTCTGGCTCGTGGTGGCGCGGCTGTAGTCGCGATGCTCGACGCCTGTGAAGGCGTTCTTGAACTGCACCATGCCGGCATTGGTGAAGAGCAGGGTCGGGTCGTTGTGTGGCACCAGCGGTCCTGACGCCACGATCTCGTGATCATTAGCGGCAAAATAGTCGAGAAAGGCTTTGCGGATATCGTTGGTGCTGACGCTCGCCATCGCTCTTCTTGCTCCCCGAAGGTGGGTCGCTTTTAGCGGGCAGGGCGGGCTCTGTCCAGGAGCTGGGCGAAGGCGCTGGGGCGTCTCATCTTGCGCTCCGGCTCGGGCCGACCGTTAGGCGCTTTCGGCGGCCTCTTTATCATCGAGGGGCTGGCCGTCGAGGTTCTCGGCAATCAGGCCTGCAGCCTGGCGTATGGTCTGCTCGATCTGCATCGCCACCTCGGGCGTGTCGTGTAGGAACTGCTTGGCATTCTCGCGGCCTTGACCGATGCGCTGGCTATCATAGGAGTACCAGGAGCCCGCCTTCTCGACCACGCCGGCTTTGACGCCGAGATCGATCAACTCGCCCATCTTGGAGATGCCCTCGCCATACATGATGTCGAATTCGACGACTTTGAAAGGCGGCGCCACCTTGTTCTTCACGACCTTGACGCGGGTCTGGTTGCCGACCACCTCGTCGCGGTCCTTGATGGCGCCGATGCGGCGGATGTCGAGGCGCACTGAGGCATAGAACTTGAGCGCGTTACCGCCGGTGGTGGTCTCGGGGCTGCCATACATGACGCCGATCTTCATGCGGATCTGGTTGATGAAGATGACCATGGTGCGCGAGCGTGCGATGGAGCCGGTAAGCTTGCGCAGCGCTTGGCTCATCAGGCGCGCCTGCAGACCGACATGGGAATCGCCCATCTCGCCCTCAAGCTCGGCACGGGGCGTCAAAGCCGCGACGCTGTCCACCACCAGCACGTCGATGGCACCGGAGCGCACCAGAGTGTCGGCGATCTCCAGCGCTTGCTCGCCGGCATCGGGCTGGGAGATCAGCAGCTCGTCGATATCGACGCCGAGCTTGCGCGCATAGACGGGATCGAGCGCGTGCTCCGCGTCGATGAAAGCGCAGGTGCCACCTCCGGCTTGAGCTTCGGCTATGACATGTAAAGCCAGCGTGGTCTTGCCAGAGCTTTCGGGGCCGTAGATCTCGACCACCCGGCCACGCGGCAGGCCACCGATGCCGAGTCCTATATCGAGTCCCAGAGAGCCGGTTGAGATTGCCTCAGTCTCGACCACGGCGTCACTATTGCCGAGCTTCATCACCGAGCCTTTGCCGAAGGCCCGTTCGATCTGCGACAGCGCCGCGTCCAAGGCTTTCTGTTTATCCATCGAGTCCTTCTCGACGACCCTCAAGGTTGGATTCGACATCGCCTGACCCTCTTATTTCATAACCCAGATAACCGTTCAACGGGTCACGTGTACATGATTTGTTCTTATACGCCAAGAAAATTCGTAACTCTATATTAAAGAAAGGGAATATCTGTTATGTTCTAGCAATGTTCGCATCAATTTTTCAAGGCAAGGGCCTGAGTCCGAATATTAGTGGATGCAGCCAAAGCATAGCGAGCAAAAGGGTCAGGCTGACGATTCCCGGCCACCAGCCGATATCCCCGGGGCTGAGACGGGCACGACCACTGATGAGGGCCACCAGGGGAGCGAGCGACGTCGCGGCCGCGTAAGCGGGCCAGGCTTCGTTGTGGTAGGCGCGGGCTTTGCGGTCCTGGGACAGTGCACCGGCTATGCCGAGTACCGCGAAACCGCCGAACAGCAGCACGGTCGCGGCGTCGCCGCGCACCAGCATATGAGCGCCGGCCCACAGCACGATTGCGACCATGATCGGTTGCCGCGTGACGGCATAGGCGGCGATGGGCGGTGGCAGCGTGGGACGGGCGCGCAGACGGGCTACTAGGCCATCGACCAGCAGCCATAATGCGATGGCGATGAAGGTCACGCTCAGCCAGCGCAGGCCGAGGGGCGGCAACCATACCTCTTGCCACGGTGCGGCACGGAAGCTCAAGCTCACCCATAGCATGCTGCCGACTGCGAATAGCGTAAACAGCACGAGATA encodes:
- a CDS encoding rhodanese-like domain-containing protein; the protein is MNRAYFCAVRLWLAGLILAFPAAGLAAPAPPIVDVTWLQQHLCSSSIVVLDLRRSVRNFAAQHVPCSVHSDYYGGGWRASRDGVENMVPPVAHLEALIGGLGIGNDNHVVLVTAAVDMFSAAELARVYFIFRYLGHGAVSILDGGMDAWTAEWDNDVEVGEAEPVPIVFSARPRSDMVASKAEVHAAMASGKTLVDMRNNDHYLGINSTHVVVRSGTIPGAANLPMTWLTVNEGLRFRAPTQLRMLWTLAGLNPESPQILFCNSGLESAVGWLALGAQLGNSAVKLYDGSLAEWSADPSLPMTAAVALD
- the alaS gene encoding alanine--tRNA ligase is translated as MASVSTNDIRKAFLDYFAANDHEIVASGPLVPHNDPTLLFTNAGMVQFKNAFTGVEHRDYSRATTSQKCVRAGGKHNDLNNVGFTARHHTFFEMMGNFSFGDYFKDLAIELAWNLVTRDYGLDKDRLWATVYHTDDEAYDIWRKVSGLPEGRIIRIPTSDNFWAMGDTGPCGPCSEIFYDHGPGIAGGPPGSADQDGDRYVEIWNLVFMQYEQRTINERIDLPRPSIDTGMGLERIAAVMQNKHDNYDTDLFATLINAIADCAHSDPAGEHGASHRVIADHLRASCFLLADGVMPSNEGRGYVLRRIMRRAMRHAHLMGIREPLMWQLVPTLVGEMGQAFPELCRAESLIGETLKLEETRFRETLERGLGLLAKETDKLREDEPLPGEIAFKLYDTYGFPLDLTEDALRAEGRSVAQSGFDAAMARQRETARATWKGSGEAATEEVWFTLRDEVGTSEFLGYEAHRADAAVTAIVVDGQATDRALEGQTVSLLANQTPFYGESGGQVGDRGTLRGTGGLEVRLDDTQRKLDDMVIHQGVVITGSLRKGDEVTLTIDENRRAALQRNHSATHLLHAALRNHLGDHVTQKGSLVAPERLRFDISHPKGMSAEEQAAVEVEVNRQVLANTTVTMLVTSPEQAVEAGALALFGEKYGERVRVVTMGSDSKPFSVELCGGTHVGRTGDIGLFKIISEGAVAAGIRRIEALTGEGALAYVNRQEQALRDATGALKIAPAELAERIAGLLDERKRLERELANARRALATSGGGSGAAGIKDVAGISLVARQLEGVPAKDLRGMADSMKKELSSGVVAVVAVADGKAAVVVGVTDDLTDRLDAVSLVRAASEALGGRGGGGRADLAQAGGPDASAAPAALAAIEAAMASAAGQ
- a CDS encoding integrase core domain-containing protein, with the protein product GCDQVNVRHRPRLLSDNGSSYIATELAEWLDDNGMDHVRGAPYHPQTQGKIERWHQTLKNRILLGNYFLPGDLKGQIGRFISHYNHHRYHESLQNLTPADVYFGRGDQILQQRERIKEKTINQRRLQHRKQAA
- the recA gene encoding recombinase RecA, which codes for MSNPTLRVVEKDSMDKQKALDAALSQIERAFGKGSVMKLGNSDAVVETEAISTGSLGLDIGLGIGGLPRGRVVEIYGPESSGKTTLALHVIAEAQAGGGTCAFIDAEHALDPVYARKLGVDIDELLISQPDAGEQALEIADTLVRSGAIDVLVVDSVAALTPRAELEGEMGDSHVGLQARLMSQALRKLTGSIARSRTMVIFINQIRMKIGVMYGSPETTTGGNALKFYASVRLDIRRIGAIKDRDEVVGNQTRVKVVKNKVAPPFKVVEFDIMYGEGISKMGELIDLGVKAGVVEKAGSWYSYDSQRIGQGRENAKQFLHDTPEVAMQIEQTIRQAAGLIAENLDGQPLDDKEAAESA
- a CDS encoding NnrU family protein, giving the protein MLQLCAALAVFVGGHILISGTGLRQRATDAIGEIAYLVLFTLFAVGSMLWVSLSFRAAPWQEVWLPPLGLRWLSVTFIAIALWLLVDGLVARLRARPTLPPPIAAYAVTRQPIMVAIVLWAGAHMLVRGDAATVLLFGGFAVLGIAGALSQDRKARAYHNEAWPAYAAATSLAPLVALISGRARLSPGDIGWWPGIVSLTLLLAMLWLHPLIFGLRPLP